One window from the genome of Treponema sp. OMZ 838 encodes:
- the uvrA gene encoding excinuclease ABC subunit UvrA: MQENEVQNRAHVNKLIVKGAREHNLKNIDVELPRDKLIVVSGLSGSGKSSLAFDTIFAEGQRRYVESLSAYARQFLDRMDKPDVDYIEGLSPAISIEQKTTHRNPRSTVGTVTEIYDYYRLLYARTGHPHCPQCGKEIQEQTVDQIIDAIMSWEDRTRVQILAPIIKGKKGEHQKIIEDAQKAGFLRARIDGLTVNLEDGIKLDKQKKHTIEIVVDRIQLSADARKRLSESVETALESSGGTLIALRQKTADDPITEVFFSQKNACPDCGISMPDLQPRLFSFNNPYGACPECTGLGHKQRFDFKLMVPDTSLSFNEGAFLPYNPDSAWNRARFESLARRFGFSLDTPVKDLSKKDLKIIMDGSGLEPIEFVYERQDGSGKSKYRRPWLGIYADMQRRYNEAYSAAQRESYEKYMAVTTCEHCGGKRLKPEALAVTVGGKNIYELSSLSVGDSITFFEKLKLTATEKTIAHQILKEITSRLQFMKNVGLDYITLERKAATLSGGESQRIRLATQIGSSLIGVLYILDEPSIGLHQRDNQRLIDTLLYLRNLGNTLIVVEHDEQTLRVADYIVDLGPGAGVHGGAVVAAGTPDEVMQVKESLTGQYLAGTLCMELPAERRKGNGSFLTLQGVTEHNLKNVSVSIPLGAFTCITGVSGSGKSTLLSDVLYPAVSNALMRSGLPEGAYKKIKGLEHIDKVINIDQSPIGRTPRSNPATYVEVFTAIRDSFANLPEAKARGYKPGRFSFNVRGGRCEHCQGDGAIAIEMNFLPDVYITCDVCRGKRFNKETLDVRYKGKNISDVLDMTIEEAAEFFASVPQIARKMQTLLSVGLGYIRLGQSALTLSGGEAQRVKLAHELSKRSTGKTLYILDEPTTGLHFADVKQLMEVIQRLVDQGNTALMIEHNLDVILQADHIIDLGPEGGSRGGTIIAEGTPEEVAEVKNSYTGFYIKEMLDRQRQKSS; the protein is encoded by the coding sequence ATGCAAGAAAATGAAGTACAGAATCGTGCGCACGTGAATAAACTCATTGTTAAAGGTGCGCGCGAGCACAATCTCAAAAATATCGATGTGGAGCTGCCCCGCGACAAGCTCATTGTGGTGTCGGGGCTTTCCGGTTCGGGGAAGAGCTCCCTTGCTTTTGATACCATCTTTGCCGAGGGGCAGCGGCGGTATGTGGAATCCCTTTCGGCGTATGCGCGGCAGTTCTTAGACCGTATGGATAAGCCCGATGTCGATTATATCGAAGGCTTGTCTCCGGCTATTTCCATAGAACAAAAGACCACGCACCGTAATCCGCGCTCGACGGTCGGCACGGTAACGGAAATTTACGACTACTACCGTCTCCTGTATGCCCGAACGGGGCATCCGCATTGTCCGCAGTGCGGGAAAGAAATTCAGGAGCAAACGGTCGATCAAATTATCGATGCGATTATGAGCTGGGAAGACCGTACCCGTGTTCAAATCCTCGCGCCGATTATCAAGGGCAAGAAGGGCGAACACCAGAAGATTATCGAAGACGCCCAAAAGGCGGGTTTTCTCCGTGCGCGCATCGATGGACTAACGGTTAATTTGGAAGACGGTATTAAGCTCGATAAACAAAAGAAACACACCATAGAGATTGTCGTCGACCGTATTCAGCTGTCCGCCGATGCCCGCAAACGGCTTTCGGAGTCGGTAGAGACTGCGTTGGAAAGTTCCGGCGGAACGTTGATAGCGTTGCGGCAAAAGACAGCGGATGACCCGATAACGGAAGTATTCTTTTCGCAAAAGAATGCCTGTCCCGACTGCGGTATTTCGATGCCGGATTTGCAGCCACGCCTTTTTTCGTTTAACAACCCTTACGGCGCCTGCCCCGAATGTACCGGTCTGGGGCATAAGCAGCGTTTCGACTTTAAGCTGATGGTTCCCGACACCTCGCTGTCCTTTAACGAGGGGGCGTTCTTGCCCTATAATCCCGATTCTGCGTGGAACCGCGCCCGTTTTGAGTCGCTTGCCCGCCGCTTCGGTTTTTCACTCGACACGCCGGTAAAAGATTTATCAAAAAAAGATTTAAAGATTATCATGGACGGCTCCGGCCTTGAACCGATTGAATTTGTGTACGAACGGCAGGACGGGTCGGGTAAGTCAAAGTACCGCCGTCCGTGGCTCGGTATCTATGCCGATATGCAGCGCCGCTATAACGAAGCGTATTCGGCAGCGCAGCGGGAATCGTACGAAAAATATATGGCGGTTACGACGTGCGAACACTGCGGCGGTAAGCGTTTAAAGCCCGAAGCCTTAGCCGTTACCGTCGGCGGTAAAAATATTTACGAGTTAAGCAGCCTTTCCGTCGGCGATTCAATTACGTTTTTTGAAAAGCTCAAGCTGACCGCTACGGAAAAGACTATTGCACACCAGATTTTAAAAGAGATAACCTCCCGCCTCCAATTTATGAAAAACGTGGGGCTTGACTATATTACCCTTGAACGGAAGGCGGCGACGCTGTCCGGCGGGGAATCGCAGCGGATACGGCTTGCGACCCAAATCGGCTCCAGCTTAATCGGAGTGCTGTACATCCTTGACGAACCGTCCATCGGATTGCACCAGCGGGATAATCAGCGGCTGATCGATACGCTGCTGTACCTGCGCAACCTCGGCAATACGCTCATCGTGGTAGAACACGACGAGCAAACTCTCCGTGTCGCCGACTACATCGTAGACTTAGGCCCGGGTGCAGGGGTGCACGGTGGTGCTGTCGTAGCGGCGGGTACTCCCGACGAGGTGATGCAGGTAAAGGAAAGCCTTACCGGTCAGTACCTTGCGGGAACGCTCTGCATGGAACTTCCCGCGGAACGGCGGAAAGGGAACGGCTCCTTTTTAACTTTGCAGGGAGTAACCGAGCATAATTTAAAGAATGTTTCGGTTTCCATCCCGCTCGGAGCCTTTACCTGCATCACCGGCGTTTCCGGTTCGGGGAAGTCCACGCTCCTTTCGGATGTGTTGTATCCCGCCGTATCCAATGCGCTGATGCGCAGCGGCTTGCCGGAGGGCGCATACAAAAAGATAAAAGGGCTTGAGCATATCGATAAGGTTATCAATATCGACCAAAGCCCGATCGGCAGAACGCCCCGCTCGAATCCTGCGACCTATGTAGAAGTGTTTACTGCGATTCGCGACTCGTTTGCAAACTTGCCGGAAGCGAAAGCGCGGGGCTATAAGCCGGGGCGCTTTTCGTTTAATGTGCGGGGCGGCCGCTGCGAGCACTGTCAGGGTGACGGCGCGATAGCAATCGAAATGAACTTTTTACCCGACGTGTATATCACCTGCGATGTGTGCCGCGGGAAGCGGTTTAACAAAGAAACGCTCGATGTCCGGTACAAGGGGAAGAACATCTCCGACGTGCTCGACATGACCATCGAAGAAGCCGCCGAGTTCTTCGCTTCCGTGCCGCAGATCGCCCGCAAAATGCAGACCCTCCTTTCGGTAGGGCTTGGCTATATCCGCCTCGGGCAGTCGGCGCTTACCTTGTCGGGCGGCGAAGCGCAGCGGGTTAAACTGGCGCACGAGCTTTCCAAGCGTTCGACGGGGAAAACGCTCTATATTTTGGACGAGCCGACAACGGGGCTGCATTTTGCGGATGTTAAACAGTTGATGGAAGTTATTCAGCGGCTGGTGGATCAGGGTAATACCGCCCTAATGATCGAGCACAACCTCGATGTTATCCTGCAAGCCGATCATATCATCGACCTTGGTCCGGAAGGAGGTTCCCGTGGCGGTACTATTATTGCGGAAGGAACGCCGGAAGAAGTTGCCGAAGTGAAAAATTCCTACACGGGATTTTACATCAAAGAAATGCTCGACCGGCAGCGGCAAAAAAGCTCATAG
- a CDS encoding C69 family dipeptidase encodes MNNTHHQSCTTVLVGKKASVDGSVMIARNEDFHEAISVKLFTVMPASEVKNRTYTSKNTGVTVALPEKALRCTSTPQAFQLLKGDEGEYGEAGINEKNIAVSSTESVYGNPRVLAFDPLVPDGIGEDAIYNIVAPFINSAREGVAFLGKLIAQYGSAEGNGILFADADEAWYMEIPCGHYWVAQRIPDNCYAVAPNQVCIETIDFSNEREFMWADGIQAFVDTHKLNPDREGFNFRHIFGTSTEKDRVYNTPRAWFAQKYLNPEIEQSPVSNDIPFIRKASRLISVEDVQYILSSHYNETIYDPLGKAGTDYEKTRFRGISLSRTAESHILQLRSRVPKGMAAIQWLAFGTTAFTPYVPFFTNINDTPKIYKKKTATVSLENAYWLFKILGFLTESRYPAFRDANTTYLNEMQTYGFKRVHEVTEAGKALTGEKLTEFLTAENERTAAYVIKKTKDLIAQLMLESFNYSKLSFKMDKNL; translated from the coding sequence ATGAACAACACACATCATCAATCTTGTACCACCGTGCTGGTGGGTAAAAAGGCCTCAGTTGACGGTTCGGTGATGATTGCCCGCAACGAGGACTTTCACGAAGCGATTTCGGTTAAACTGTTTACCGTGATGCCCGCAAGCGAGGTAAAAAACCGTACCTATACATCGAAGAACACCGGCGTTACCGTTGCGCTGCCGGAGAAGGCGCTCCGCTGCACTTCTACGCCTCAGGCATTTCAGCTGCTGAAGGGCGATGAAGGCGAATACGGAGAAGCAGGCATCAACGAAAAGAATATTGCCGTCAGCTCCACCGAAAGCGTATACGGCAATCCGCGCGTGCTTGCGTTCGATCCGCTCGTACCGGACGGTATCGGAGAAGATGCTATCTACAACATCGTAGCACCGTTTATCAATTCCGCGCGGGAAGGGGTTGCCTTTTTAGGTAAGCTCATCGCACAGTACGGTTCGGCGGAAGGCAACGGGATCCTGTTTGCCGATGCGGATGAAGCATGGTATATGGAAATCCCGTGCGGACATTACTGGGTCGCGCAGCGCATCCCCGACAACTGCTATGCCGTCGCACCTAATCAGGTCTGTATCGAAACCATCGATTTTTCAAACGAGCGTGAGTTTATGTGGGCAGACGGCATTCAGGCATTTGTCGATACGCATAAGCTCAATCCCGACCGCGAAGGCTTTAACTTCCGCCATATTTTCGGTACCTCAACCGAGAAAGACCGTGTGTACAACACGCCGCGCGCATGGTTTGCACAAAAATACTTGAACCCCGAAATAGAGCAAAGCCCCGTATCCAACGATATCCCGTTTATACGAAAGGCGAGCAGGCTGATTTCGGTAGAAGATGTGCAGTATATCTTGAGTTCGCATTACAACGAAACCATCTATGATCCGCTCGGCAAGGCGGGAACCGACTACGAAAAAACACGGTTCAGAGGTATCTCTCTTTCCCGCACGGCAGAATCCCATATTCTCCAGCTGCGTTCCCGCGTACCGAAAGGCATGGCCGCTATTCAGTGGCTCGCATTCGGCACTACCGCCTTTACCCCCTATGTACCTTTTTTTACCAATATCAACGACACACCGAAAATCTACAAAAAAAAGACGGCGACCGTCTCGCTCGAAAATGCCTATTGGCTGTTTAAAATCCTCGGGTTCCTCACCGAAAGCCGCTATCCGGCATTCCGCGACGCAAATACAACCTATCTGAACGAGATGCAAACCTACGGGTTCAAACGAGTTCACGAGGTTACCGAAGCAGGCAAAGCCCTGACCGGAGAAAAACTGACCGAATTCCTCACCGCGGAAAACGAAAGGACCGCCGCTTACGTCATTAAAAAGACCAAAGACCTGATCGCGCAGCTGATGCTGGAATCGTTTAACTACTCAAAGCTCAGCTTCAAAATGGATAAAAACCTGTAA
- a CDS encoding ABC transporter ATP-binding protein, with protein sequence MLTIRNVSKTYGRSREKAVDNLSFEAKSGEIFGFLGPNGAGKTTTIKMLTGVIAPDSGDILIGGTDILKYPLEAKRKIGYVTDNPEVFVQFKALEYLNFVADVYGVSTEERQKRIAEYTALFEIDTVLNTRIASFSHGMKQKLLIAASLIHQPELWILDEPIVGLDPQSAFRLKTLMRSYADSGKTVFFSTHIMEIAEKVCDKLAIINKGRMLFCGSLSELQAQRGTNDSLEHLFLMMTERGTSPAASS encoded by the coding sequence ATGCTTACGATACGGAATGTTTCAAAGACGTATGGACGGTCAAGGGAAAAGGCGGTTGATAATCTCTCTTTTGAGGCGAAAAGCGGGGAGATTTTCGGCTTTTTGGGGCCGAACGGGGCGGGAAAAACGACGACCATCAAAATGCTCACCGGTGTCATTGCGCCCGATTCGGGGGATATTCTCATCGGCGGTACCGATATACTGAAATATCCGCTGGAAGCAAAGCGGAAAATCGGGTATGTAACCGATAATCCCGAAGTGTTTGTGCAGTTTAAGGCGCTTGAATACCTCAACTTTGTCGCGGATGTGTACGGTGTTTCAACCGAAGAGCGGCAGAAACGGATTGCAGAGTATACCGCGCTTTTTGAAATCGATACGGTATTGAACACGCGCATCGCGAGTTTTTCACACGGCATGAAGCAAAAGCTGCTCATTGCGGCAAGCCTTATCCATCAGCCGGAATTGTGGATTTTGGATGAGCCCATCGTCGGGCTTGACCCTCAATCCGCGTTCCGCCTGAAAACCCTAATGCGGAGCTATGCCGATTCGGGAAAGACGGTGTTTTTTTCCACGCATATCATGGAAATTGCCGAAAAGGTATGCGACAAACTTGCGATTATCAACAAGGGGCGGATGCTGTTTTGCGGGTCGCTGTCTGAACTGCAAGCACAGCGCGGCACAAACGATTCACTTGAGCATCTGTTCCTTATGATGACGGAAAGAGGCACTTCACCCGCTGCTTCTTCGTAA
- a CDS encoding LPS-assembly protein LptD translates to MKKLLVSFFCLFLFILASPYAQTAKEPKVITINSVRIMEVFKKENKAQYRTNPDKSETAGEPSAAIKADAGQQSAADTLPVTESTESPAEQNGGTENTSDAQVPVTTEEAQKAIEGKKDDIIVFTGGVSVSVKEGSSVSTIESDKLVYNRSENTIEAEGNVRYSRKTGGSEGAEEFTGELLLFNIDEMEGIFLDGTIKQAPRKQGQNPFTIQSATVGRDSSGTTGFKDAALSTNPDPDEEPLWSIRASRIWLLPGNELAFANGYFSIGIVPILYLPFFYHPADEMVVHPVFGFRSREGYFLQTTTYLLGRKPLDTDSKKSGSFSNFMKSDRLKKQERIGLFFKNLDEDATDISPAYIKLIADTYSQLGGLVGIDGKIIPKNTPISQLDFSLFFGMSRTLFPLNRIGIDGITHTTYYTNGKRYYNKSFFLGMPLPFRYRAHINFGISQAPFQLSINVPFVSDPYFKKDFFDRSEDMNWFNYLLNKDKLAKGADIGMESSYSWKLNGSIRPSFKKISPWISSFNLDTASLTVNFSSKETNPPATGEEAYAPQRVFFYPSLFKPEGKISIAGTLLSNTLFNEKPAKKIPDVEGIDHPFITKDKTSSDTGKTENTDKKEYFDAFVPVFKPVYGKEFDHSIIYSLTYSGDFSALQETTFASSQWNKPEDIRWQDYESRYYQLKGSAGLKGTLSYSQNLITLSSNLIISGNYQRHPWTRDVSKKPILELNNFKVNVYMLKNENSVTVNPFVYNDLFKPISFSWSITEILAKNTFTGSYSNPKWETQGVKWNKDFITAHTGSAVFGVILAEKYTQKITFSMNLPPLLQAYSTSLNVSFPYGTLTASTKLFEKENVADKWAWEPFKADVTWTLPYDIRTAQTYIYNIQEKSNERLHITFGWKYISAFYTQSREIPQKLDPSLKTWVLDGTEKRFIPFALGFSFSNTSNPFTIYAWKNRIKIQLGLSSTLQFNLVRITDSYFTFAPKIIFNIHEFWDFSFGSSSRNDVIARYFQKALNLPIVIPGNTNVLTDLVESFYFWDTSKREASGFKLQSLDIGLTHYLKDWTLKFNCEIKPQLKNVGTRKYYEFSPTITFAVEWKPIGDIKVEAKKKDGKFSVERGELQ, encoded by the coding sequence ATGAAAAAGCTGCTTGTTTCCTTTTTTTGCCTTTTTTTATTCATTCTCGCTTCTCCCTATGCGCAGACCGCGAAAGAACCGAAGGTTATTACCATCAATTCCGTGCGCATAATGGAGGTGTTTAAAAAAGAGAATAAGGCGCAGTATCGCACCAATCCGGATAAAAGTGAAACGGCAGGGGAGCCTTCTGCGGCAATAAAGGCTGATGCCGGTCAGCAGTCCGCTGCCGACACACTTCCTGTTACGGAAAGCACGGAATCTCCGGCAGAACAAAACGGCGGCACGGAAAATACATCCGACGCTCAGGTTCCGGTAACAACCGAAGAGGCTCAAAAAGCTATTGAAGGGAAAAAAGATGACATTATTGTCTTTACCGGCGGCGTTTCGGTTTCGGTAAAAGAAGGCTCATCCGTTTCTACAATTGAGTCCGATAAGTTGGTGTACAACCGTTCGGAAAATACGATCGAGGCTGAAGGAAATGTCCGGTACAGCAGGAAGACGGGCGGTTCCGAAGGGGCGGAAGAGTTCACCGGTGAATTGCTGCTCTTCAATATCGATGAGATGGAAGGTATATTCCTCGACGGTACGATTAAACAGGCTCCGCGGAAACAGGGGCAAAATCCTTTTACGATTCAATCGGCAACGGTCGGCCGCGATTCAAGTGGTACAACAGGATTTAAAGATGCCGCACTAAGTACCAACCCCGATCCGGACGAAGAACCGTTGTGGTCTATCCGTGCAAGCCGGATTTGGCTGTTGCCGGGTAACGAGCTTGCGTTTGCAAACGGTTATTTCTCCATTGGAATTGTACCGATATTATATCTGCCGTTTTTTTATCATCCTGCCGATGAAATGGTGGTTCATCCGGTGTTCGGCTTCCGCAGTCGTGAGGGCTATTTTCTTCAAACAACGACATATCTTCTCGGTCGTAAACCGCTTGATACCGATTCAAAAAAATCCGGTTCTTTCTCCAATTTCATGAAAAGTGATAGGCTTAAAAAGCAAGAACGAATCGGTTTGTTTTTTAAGAACCTTGATGAAGATGCGACTGATATAAGCCCTGCCTATATCAAACTCATTGCCGACACCTATTCACAGCTGGGTGGTTTAGTCGGCATAGACGGAAAGATCATCCCTAAAAATACGCCGATTAGCCAACTTGATTTTTCACTTTTTTTCGGAATGTCTCGGACACTCTTTCCGCTGAATAGAATCGGTATTGACGGTATTACACATACTACCTATTATACGAATGGAAAACGGTACTACAATAAAAGCTTTTTTTTAGGAATGCCGCTTCCGTTTCGATACAGGGCGCATATCAATTTCGGTATTTCGCAGGCGCCGTTTCAACTTTCGATAAATGTCCCCTTTGTATCCGACCCTTATTTTAAGAAAGACTTTTTTGATCGATCGGAGGACATGAATTGGTTTAATTATCTTTTGAACAAAGATAAGTTGGCAAAAGGCGCTGATATAGGAATGGAAAGTTCCTATTCGTGGAAGCTTAACGGTTCTATCCGTCCGTCATTTAAGAAAATCAGCCCATGGATTTCTTCATTTAATCTGGATACCGCATCACTGACCGTTAACTTTTCTTCAAAAGAAACAAACCCGCCGGCAACCGGTGAAGAAGCCTATGCACCTCAGCGGGTTTTCTTTTATCCGTCGCTTTTTAAGCCGGAGGGGAAAATCTCAATTGCAGGAACACTATTATCAAATACACTGTTTAATGAAAAACCGGCAAAAAAGATCCCCGATGTTGAAGGTATCGACCATCCGTTTATAACGAAGGATAAAACATCATCGGATACAGGAAAAACCGAAAACACCGATAAAAAGGAATACTTTGATGCCTTTGTTCCGGTGTTTAAGCCGGTATACGGCAAAGAATTCGATCATAGTATTATATATTCGCTCACATATTCGGGAGATTTTTCCGCATTACAAGAGACAACCTTTGCTTCTTCACAGTGGAATAAACCCGAAGATATACGTTGGCAGGATTATGAATCGCGCTATTATCAGCTGAAGGGGAGTGCCGGTTTAAAAGGTACGCTATCCTATTCGCAAAATCTTATTACTCTCTCGAGTAACCTTATTATTTCAGGAAATTATCAGCGGCACCCCTGGACACGGGATGTAAGTAAAAAGCCGATTTTAGAGCTCAACAACTTTAAAGTGAATGTGTATATGCTGAAAAACGAAAACTCAGTAACGGTCAATCCTTTTGTGTATAACGATCTATTTAAACCTATATCCTTTAGCTGGAGTATCACGGAAATTTTAGCAAAAAATACGTTTACCGGTTCGTATAGTAATCCTAAATGGGAAACACAGGGGGTAAAGTGGAATAAAGATTTTATCACTGCCCATACGGGATCTGCGGTATTCGGTGTTATACTTGCGGAAAAGTATACGCAAAAAATTACTTTTTCTATGAATCTGCCGCCGCTTTTGCAAGCCTATAGTACTTCACTCAACGTATCATTTCCGTATGGAACATTGACAGCCTCGACAAAGTTGTTCGAAAAAGAGAATGTGGCAGATAAATGGGCGTGGGAACCATTTAAGGCAGATGTAACATGGACGCTTCCCTATGATATACGGACTGCCCAAACCTATATCTATAATATCCAAGAGAAGAGCAATGAGCGGCTGCATATCACTTTTGGGTGGAAATATATTTCAGCCTTTTATACCCAAAGTCGCGAAATACCGCAAAAACTTGACCCGTCGTTAAAGACATGGGTTCTGGACGGTACGGAAAAACGATTTATTCCCTTTGCTTTGGGCTTTTCGTTTTCCAATACTTCCAATCCCTTTACTATTTATGCATGGAAAAACCGTATCAAAATACAGCTTGGATTGTCGTCAACCTTACAGTTTAATTTAGTCCGCATTACGGATAGCTATTTTACGTTTGCACCTAAGATTATTTTTAATATCCATGAATTTTGGGATTTTTCTTTCGGTTCATCAAGCAGGAATGATGTCATTGCACGATATTTTCAAAAAGCACTCAATTTACCGATTGTTATTCCCGGCAATACCAATGTACTGACCGATTTGGTTGAGTCATTTTATTTTTGGGATACATCAAAACGGGAAGCATCAGGATTTAAACTCCAATCGCTGGATATAGGCCTTACCCATTATCTTAAAGATTGGACATTAAAATTCAATTGTGAAATTAAACCTCAGTTAAAGAATGTAGGCACCCGTAAATATTATGAATTTAGTCCGACAATCACTTTTGCGGTCGAGTGGAAACCTATCGGCGATATTAAAGTTGAAGCAAAAAAGAAAGACGGAAAATTCTCCGTTGAGCGTGGCGAACTACAATAG